The Sesamum indicum cultivar Zhongzhi No. 13 linkage group LG6, S_indicum_v1.0, whole genome shotgun sequence genome has a segment encoding these proteins:
- the LOC105164615 gene encoding uncharacterized protein LOC105164615 isoform X2 — MHSGFGIPGIQHQQHQQPLAETASCAPVLLSMNQTHLLEQIHTLPTTQQLFLNQHHHFLQPHQQSRLNHHHHHYVGGGTAPTAYFPVNFKLGLSDNICRRNEYKDGSVSSINDGGDALLRGSEQYEVPEARQASLGMLHCWQNQEDSAIKQPPLWEPLAAEVSNENSEIVDRQEHLEMNQKEALINCLESSKSRVQFGELEAIYKRLGTAESNNQTGPSSETLPVNPNRPVGLIDHGSEASIGEEASASLKEASRKKRKKKKKKKKTCSYYDQLLLNPMAEFFGNLVKQVMDHQENLHNKFTEVIERLDVERRAREEAWRNQELAHFEQESAARAREKTLAESREAMIVSYLEKITGWSWRRPEAEAPGPTLLKLETVHWE, encoded by the exons ATGCATTCGGGTTTCGGTATACCCGGGATCCAGCACCAGCAACACCAGCAGCCATTAGCTGAGACTGCTTCATGTGCTCCAGTTCTGTTATCCATGAACCAAACACATCTTCTGGAGCAAATCCATACCCTACCCACAACCCAACAACTGTTCCTCAACCAACACCATCACTTTCTTCAGCCTCACCAGCAGAGTAGGCtgaaccaccaccaccaccactacGTGGGCGGTGGTACTGCTCCTACGGCCTATTTCCCGGTGAATTTCAAGCTAGGTTTGAGTGACAATATTTGCCGGAGAAATGAGTATAAAGATGGGAGTGTCAGTAGTATTAATGACGGTGGAGATGCTTTGCTTCGTGGGAGTGAGCAATATGAAGTCCCCGAGGCCCGACAGGCTTCTCTTGGAATGCTTCATTGTTGGCAAAACCAAGAAGATTCTGCCATTAAACAACCTCCCTTGTG GGAACCACTAGCAGCAGAAGTATCCAATGAAAACAGTGAAATAGTTGACAGACAAGAACACTTAGAAATGAACCAGAAAGAAGCTCTAATCAACTGCTTGGAGAGCAGCAAAAGTAGAGTACAGTTTGGCGAGCTGGAAGCCATATACAAACGCCTTGGTACTGCCGAGAGTAATAACCAAACAGGTCCTAGTAGTGAAACTCTGCCCGTGAATCCCAACCGGCCCGTGGGCTTAATTGATCATGGGTCCGAGGCTTCTATTGGAGAAGAAGCCTCAGCATCTCTCAAAGAAGCCAGcagaaagaagaggaaaaagaagaagaaaaagaagaaaacctGCAGCTACTACGATCAACTACTGCTTAATCCCATGGCGGAATTCTTCGGCAACTTGGTGAAGCAAGTGATGGATCATCAAGAAAATCTTCACAACAAGTTCACGGAAGTGATTGAGAGATTAGATGTAGAAAGAAGGGCAAGAGAGGAGGCTTGGAGGAATCAAGAACTGGCCCATTTTGAGCAAGAATCTGCGGCGAGAGCCCGTGAGAAGACGTTGGCAGAAAGTAGAGAAGCCATGATTGTTTCATACTTGGAAAAAATTACAG GATGGAGCTGGAGAAGGCCCGAAGCTGAAGCCCCAGGACCAACGTTGTTGAAGTTGGAAACTGTGCATTGGGAATAA
- the LOC105164617 gene encoding NAD(P)H-quinone oxidoreductase subunit U, chloroplastic isoform X2 — protein sequence MAAASSTTGASTAYYIATQNRVSSRNYRFPTYYGAIKQRRRLLVIKNSSDESATATNAESAEIPAELPRGPPSLISALNVEKALRGIAISDTDHYGMLGLGTGCSYDQVNVAYKNKVAEVMDKGLAEEELSKELDLLKQSHSILSSVEERRLYDWSLARSGKPDRYMWPFEVDITQTPTEEPPPREPEDEGPTKLVGYFFISWLILSFTLFIVFNR from the exons ATGGCTGCTGCATCGTCAACTACTGGCGCCAGTACCGCATATTATATTGCCACACAGAATCGCGTTTCCTCCAGAAATTATCGGTTTCCGACGTATTATGGTGCGATAAAGCAACGCAGAAGATTACTGGTCATCAAGAATTCCAGTGACGAAAGTGCTACGGCGACTAATGCCGAGTCAGCAGAGATTCCCGCGGAGCTCCCGAGAGGACCTCCGTCGCTTATATCAGCTCTTAATGTGGAGAAAGCTTTGCGTGGCATCG CAATATCGGATACGGATCATTACGGGATGCTAGGGCTTGGGACTGGATGTTCGTACGATCAG GTTAATGTTGCGTATAAGAACAAAGTAGCAGAGGTGATGGATAAAGGGCTAGCTGAGGAAGAACTCAGCAAGGAGCTAGACCTCCTCAAG CAATCACATTCTATACTATCATCGGTGGAGGAAAGGAGGCTGTATGATTGGAGCTTGGCTAGGAGTGGGAAACCAGATAGATATATGTGGCCTTTTGAGGTCGACATTACTCAAACTCCGACAGAAGAACCTCCTCCTCGG GAGCCAGAGGATGAAGGGCCGACAAAACTGGTGGGATACTTCTTTATAAGCTGGTTAATATTATCCTTTACATTGTTCATTGTCTTCAACCGTTAA
- the LOC105164616 gene encoding E3 ubiquitin ligase PQT3-like: MSIRFKFRSSLNFDTVEIGDRPSIPLGELRAKILRGKVTQQQQQGFDLVFSDAVSGLEYKGDDSQIPSGSSVIVKRVPCGNPPSDLLPIQAVKEVRMKESPNLNPGNGPSDEFYDFGADLCSMPDPNFPDFNLGIDENNFTGNKEEEVAGSRLDCHKRDLNGLSQAIPRGVNQSGNERNTLPRVQEQMKLNKLPTSNFLALQSTNLPLELKCALCTTFFKEAVMIPCCQHSFCEKCIRQELTENGRCPKCFSSKCNIDNLLPNLSLRQAIEHFLESQMLETDLEKAMQKYVPDGESGIHGKDVSCAFTVVPRELELPQSSCATGKGSNQVFIEAFYEQQHQRNVPYGNPGNRGFQGENQPVMPEATNVQDEADSNTTRKGGFWMDSGGDRNLCGLGGHRKGPRNCYTCGSPDHLMRDCPISNPNPVFQPGNGAFHGGMPGYAPPYWNASSLPPFRPYANMYNNPAMMPFNASMVPVSHFAVPSYIPSMCSRLPGPGGNMRMGNMGPPRHPDHIVLQHCENKRKHSTENQEREQFSEEEDDSPEYYRLKSPEKSHDYKSHKDKERSLSHSGDNSARRLGRKTQHDKYMHSDARYVDERHEKGSRSSFDGRDKRPSHVERSNSGNEDLPISSDRHSDGIHKHHHGVSKKYHERRGHVDSDSSLGRKSTLKDVKRVESDVRGSDKNRRSYPEPGFEPSSPVDRRVGHKERDTGHDSRHAKHSTKHPREQKHDDRWQMINGAGEDRKDEYRYHKRRAH; the protein is encoded by the exons ATGTCGATTCGGTTCAAATTCAGGAGctcgttgaattttgatacGGTGGAGATTGGAGACCGCCCCTCAATTCCCTTGGGAGAGCTACGGGCGAAAATCTTGCGTGGAAAAGTTACTCAACAACAACAGCAAGGGTTTGATCTCGTTTTCTCAGATGCGGTTTCCGGTTTAG AGTACAAGGGCGATGATTCTCAAATTCCAAGTGGATCCAGCGTAATAGTGAAAAGAGTTCCTTGTGGAAATCCCCCCTCCGATTT GTTACCCATTCAAGCTGTAAAGGAAGTTAGGATGAAAGAGTCCCCTAATCTGAATCCAGGG AATGGACCAAGTGATGAATTTTATGACTTCGGTGCTGATTTATGTTCCATGCCTGATCCAAACTTCCCTGACTTCAACCTGGGAATTGATGAGAATAACTTCACTGGTAACAAGGAGGAAGAAGTTGCTGGTTCGAG GTTAGACTGTCACAAGCGTGACTTAAATGGCCTTAGTCAAGCAATACCAAGAG GTGTTAATCAATCTGGAAACGAGAGAAATACTTTACCGAGAGTTCAGGAGCAGATGAAGTTAAACAA GCTGCCAACATCCAATTTTCTGGCTTTGCAAAGTACTAACTTGCCATTGGAACTGAAATGCGCTCTGTGCACAACTTTCTTCAAGGAGGCTGTGATGATACCATGTTGCCAGCATAGCTTTTGTGAGAAGT GTATTCGGCAAGAGCTCACTGAAAATGGGAGGTGCCCAAAGTGCTTTTCTAGCAAATGTAACATAGATAATTTGCTACCTAATCTGTCACTGCGTCAAGCAATTGAGCATTTCCTTGAATCTCAGATGCTTGAGACTGACTTGGAGAAAGCAATGCAGAAATATGTGCCAG ATGGTGAATCTGGAATTCATGGTAAGGATGTTTCTTGTGCTTTTACTGTTGTCCCAAGAGAGCTGGAATTGCCTCAGTCATCTTGTGCAACTGGTAAAGGATCCAATCAAGTTTTTATAGAAGCATTCTATGAGCAACAACATCAAAGAAATGTACCATATGGGAACCCTGGTAATAGAG GATTTCAGGGTGAAAATCAACCTGTTATGCCTGAAGCTACTAATGTTCAGGATGAAG CTGATTCTAACACCACAAGAAAAGGAGGGTTTTGGATGGACTCTGGAG GTGATAGAAATTTATGCGGTCTTGGTGGACACAGAAAG GGGCCTCGTAACTGCTACACATGTGGTTCTCCTGACCATCTCATGAGAGACTGCCCTATTTCCAATCCAAATCCAGTGTTTCAACCAG GAAATGGAGCGTTTCATGGAGGCATGCCAGGCTATGCACCACCATACTGGAATGCCTCTTCATTGCCTCCCTTTAGACCGTAtgcaaatatgtataataacCCTGCGATGATGCCCTTCAATGCATCTATGGTCCCAGTTTCACATTTTGCTGTTCCTTCCTACATTCCTTCCATGTGCAGCCGTCTGCCTGGCCCTGG TGGGAATATGAGAATGGGCAATATGGGACCCCCTCGCCATCCTGATCACATTGTGCTTCAACattgtgaaaataaaaggaagcATTCaactgaaaatcaagaaag AGAACAATTTTCTGAGGAAGAGGATGATTCGCCAGAATACTATCGGCTCAAAAGTCCGGAAAAATCACATGATTATAAATCACACAAAGACAAGGAACGGAGCTTGAGTCACTCTGGTGATAACTCAGCCCGAAGACTGGGGAGGAAAACTCAGCATGACAAGTATATGCATTCTGATGCCCGCTATGTTGATGAGAGACATGAGAAGGGTTCCCGCTCATCTTTTGATGGAAGAGACAAGAGGCCAAGTCATGTTGAGAGGTCAAATTCGGGCAATGAAGATCTGCCCATAAGCTCTGACCGGCATAGTGATGGGATCCACAAGCATCATCATGGAGTGTCAAAGAAGTACCATGAGAGAAGGGGACATGTTGACAGTGATTCAAGTTTGGGTCGTAAGTCGACCCTAAAAGATGTTAAAAGAGTTGAGTCTGATGTCAGAGGTTCTGATAAAAATCGTAGGAGTTATCCAGAGCCTGGTTTTGAGCCTAGCTCACCTGTTGACCGGAGGGTTGGACATAAAGAGAGGGATACAGGCCATGATTCTAGACATGCCAAGCATAGCACAAAGCACCCAAGAGAACAAAAGCATGATGATAGGTGGCAGATGATCAATGGCGCTGGTGAGGACCGCAAAGATGAATATCGTTACCATAAGCGAAGAGCACATTGA
- the LOC105164615 gene encoding uncharacterized protein LOC105164615 isoform X1, which translates to MHSGFGIPGIQHQQHQQPLAETASCAPVLLSMNQTHLLEQIHTLPTTQQLFLNQHHHFLQPHQQSRLNHHHHHYVGGGTAPTAYFPVNFKLGLSDNICRRNEYKDGSVSSINDGGDALLRGSEQYEVPEARQASLGMLHCWQNQEDSAIKQPPLWEPLAAEVSNENSEIVDRQEHLEMNQKEALINCLESSKSRVQFGELEAIYKRLGTAESNNQTGPSSETLPVNPNRPVGLIDHGSEASIGEEASASLKEASRKKRKKKKKKKKTCSYYDQLLLNPMAEFFGNLVKQVMDHQENLHNKFTEVIERLDVERRAREEAWRNQELAHFEQESAARAREKTLAESREAMIVSYLEKITGQKINLHTFDPTEITHTNTSDEVGVQDGAGEGPKLKPQDQRC; encoded by the exons ATGCATTCGGGTTTCGGTATACCCGGGATCCAGCACCAGCAACACCAGCAGCCATTAGCTGAGACTGCTTCATGTGCTCCAGTTCTGTTATCCATGAACCAAACACATCTTCTGGAGCAAATCCATACCCTACCCACAACCCAACAACTGTTCCTCAACCAACACCATCACTTTCTTCAGCCTCACCAGCAGAGTAGGCtgaaccaccaccaccaccactacGTGGGCGGTGGTACTGCTCCTACGGCCTATTTCCCGGTGAATTTCAAGCTAGGTTTGAGTGACAATATTTGCCGGAGAAATGAGTATAAAGATGGGAGTGTCAGTAGTATTAATGACGGTGGAGATGCTTTGCTTCGTGGGAGTGAGCAATATGAAGTCCCCGAGGCCCGACAGGCTTCTCTTGGAATGCTTCATTGTTGGCAAAACCAAGAAGATTCTGCCATTAAACAACCTCCCTTGTG GGAACCACTAGCAGCAGAAGTATCCAATGAAAACAGTGAAATAGTTGACAGACAAGAACACTTAGAAATGAACCAGAAAGAAGCTCTAATCAACTGCTTGGAGAGCAGCAAAAGTAGAGTACAGTTTGGCGAGCTGGAAGCCATATACAAACGCCTTGGTACTGCCGAGAGTAATAACCAAACAGGTCCTAGTAGTGAAACTCTGCCCGTGAATCCCAACCGGCCCGTGGGCTTAATTGATCATGGGTCCGAGGCTTCTATTGGAGAAGAAGCCTCAGCATCTCTCAAAGAAGCCAGcagaaagaagaggaaaaagaagaagaaaaagaagaaaacctGCAGCTACTACGATCAACTACTGCTTAATCCCATGGCGGAATTCTTCGGCAACTTGGTGAAGCAAGTGATGGATCATCAAGAAAATCTTCACAACAAGTTCACGGAAGTGATTGAGAGATTAGATGTAGAAAGAAGGGCAAGAGAGGAGGCTTGGAGGAATCAAGAACTGGCCCATTTTGAGCAAGAATCTGCGGCGAGAGCCCGTGAGAAGACGTTGGCAGAAAGTAGAGAAGCCATGATTGTTTCATACTTGGAAAAAATTACAGGTCAAAAGATCAATCTTCACACATTTGATCCCACAGAGATCACCCATACTAACACAAGTGATGAAGTTGGAGTGCAGGATGGAGCTGGAGAAGGCCCGAAGCTGAAGCCCCAGGACCAACGTTGTTGA
- the LOC105164617 gene encoding NAD(P)H-quinone oxidoreductase subunit U, chloroplastic isoform X1: MAAASSTTGASTAYYIATQNRVSSRNYRFPTYYGAIKQRRRLLVIKNSSDESATATNAESAEIPAELPRGPPSLISALNVEKALRGIAISDTDHYGMLGLGTGCSYDQVNVAYKNKVAEVMDKGLAEEELSKELDLLKQSHSILSSVEERRLYDWSLARSGKPDRYMWPFEVDITQTPTEEPPPRVKSPFRSPTYPYRISQAFVHLRVQFSMRKRSYPYCTLEAAISGPIL; encoded by the exons ATGGCTGCTGCATCGTCAACTACTGGCGCCAGTACCGCATATTATATTGCCACACAGAATCGCGTTTCCTCCAGAAATTATCGGTTTCCGACGTATTATGGTGCGATAAAGCAACGCAGAAGATTACTGGTCATCAAGAATTCCAGTGACGAAAGTGCTACGGCGACTAATGCCGAGTCAGCAGAGATTCCCGCGGAGCTCCCGAGAGGACCTCCGTCGCTTATATCAGCTCTTAATGTGGAGAAAGCTTTGCGTGGCATCG CAATATCGGATACGGATCATTACGGGATGCTAGGGCTTGGGACTGGATGTTCGTACGATCAG GTTAATGTTGCGTATAAGAACAAAGTAGCAGAGGTGATGGATAAAGGGCTAGCTGAGGAAGAACTCAGCAAGGAGCTAGACCTCCTCAAG CAATCACATTCTATACTATCATCGGTGGAGGAAAGGAGGCTGTATGATTGGAGCTTGGCTAGGAGTGGGAAACCAGATAGATATATGTGGCCTTTTGAGGTCGACATTACTCAAACTCCGACAGAAGAACCTCCTCCTCGGGTAAAGTCTCCGTTCCGCTCCCCCACATACCCGTATAGAATATCTCAAGCGTTTGTTCATTTACGGGTCCAATTCTCTATGCGTAAGCGGTCTTACCCGTATTGTACTCTAGAGGCTGCCATTTCCGGTCCAATTCTCTAA